The proteins below are encoded in one region of Methanofollis aquaemaris:
- a CDS encoding malate dehydrogenase has protein sequence MSSLAVIGTGRVGGEVAFLAAALGLADELILCDAVKPLERAQVLDISHAAYDVTIETDPALLRDADVCIFTAGRPRTPDVKTRADLLTVNLPVIDDCCRALRGFGGVLITVTNPMDVNNFLFSRCLDLEPSRCVGFGGQLDSARFALRLAKEGIAGGPAFILGEHGEHQVPVFSRLGTGVPVEKREAVLTALRGASMEVIKGKGGTAFGPAAHITRLAETVLSDRRDEVVPCSCIVDGEYGLSGLSIGLPARVGRDGVEEIVEWDLDEWETAKLNEAAGFIKKLCRDA, from the coding sequence ATGAGCAGCCTCGCAGTGATCGGAACCGGCCGGGTCGGGGGTGAAGTCGCATTTCTCGCCGCAGCATTGGGTCTTGCGGACGAACTCATACTCTGCGACGCCGTCAAGCCCCTTGAACGCGCGCAGGTCCTTGATATCAGTCATGCCGCCTATGATGTTACCATCGAGACCGATCCCGCCCTCCTGAGGGACGCGGACGTCTGTATCTTCACCGCGGGACGGCCGCGGACCCCTGACGTGAAGACCAGGGCCGACCTCCTCACCGTCAACCTCCCGGTCATCGACGACTGTTGCCGGGCATTGAGAGGGTTTGGGGGCGTCCTGATCACGGTCACCAACCCGATGGACGTGAACAACTTCCTCTTCTCCCGCTGCCTCGACCTCGAGCCCTCCCGGTGCGTCGGGTTCGGCGGCCAGCTCGACAGCGCCAGGTTCGCCCTCAGGCTCGCGAAGGAGGGGATCGCGGGCGGGCCGGCCTTTATCCTCGGCGAGCACGGGGAACACCAGGTTCCGGTCTTCTCCAGGCTCGGGACCGGGGTGCCGGTCGAGAAGCGCGAGGCGGTGCTCACCGCCCTCCGCGGCGCGAGCATGGAAGTGATCAAGGGCAAGGGCGGCACGGCCTTCGGTCCTGCGGCCCATATCACGAGGCTTGCCGAGACGGTCCTCAGCGACCGGCGGGACGAGGTCGTCCCGTGCTCGTGCATCGTCGACGGGGAGTATGGTCTCTCCGGTCTTTCCATCGGTCTCCCTGCCAGGGTCGGGCGCGATGGGGTTGAGGAGATCGTCGAGTGGGATCTCGACGAATGGGAGACGGCCAAACTGAACGAGGCCGCCGGCTTCATCAAGAAACTCTGCAGGGACGCGTAA
- a CDS encoding methylated-DNA--[protein]-cysteine S-methyltransferase — protein MHEGSCSFGLWHVHVAWEDDFVSQVCFLRHPAAGGVPEQFTRYLAGDPAGLADLRSVATEGESVFARIYRAVQAVPYGETTTYGEVAARVGTVPRVVGTAMRLNPTPLVVPCHRVVAKDGPGGFSPSIELKQALLSLERGKRIY, from the coding sequence GTGCATGAGGGGAGTTGCTCCTTCGGGCTCTGGCACGTGCATGTCGCCTGGGAGGACGACTTCGTCTCACAGGTCTGTTTTCTCAGGCACCCTGCCGCGGGCGGGGTGCCCGAGCAGTTCACCCGGTACCTCGCCGGCGACCCGGCCGGGCTTGCTGACCTCCGTTCGGTCGCAACCGAGGGCGAGAGCGTCTTTGCCCGGATCTACCGCGCGGTGCAGGCGGTCCCGTACGGCGAGACGACGACCTACGGCGAGGTCGCCGCCCGCGTCGGGACGGTGCCGCGGGTCGTCGGCACGGCGATGCGCCTCAACCCCACGCCGCTCGTCGTCCCCTGTCACCGTGTGGTGGCAAAGGACGGGCCCGGCGGTTTTTCTCCCTCTATCGAATTGAAGCAGGCGCTCCTCTCATTGGAGAGAGGAAAGCGGATATATTAA
- a CDS encoding DUF1294 domain-containing protein, whose protein sequence is MEGTVPLLALYLLLNLGAASVFWNDKRKARAGRWRTSENLLLVVAFLGPFGAWWAMRRFRHKTQKPKFKLVPAFLFVHLAAAVGLLYLVLSGI, encoded by the coding sequence ATGGAAGGTACCGTTCCGCTCCTCGCGCTCTACCTGCTCCTGAACCTCGGCGCCGCGTCCGTCTTCTGGAATGACAAGAGAAAGGCGCGGGCCGGCCGGTGGCGGACCTCCGAGAATCTGCTCCTCGTTGTCGCCTTCCTGGGGCCGTTCGGGGCCTGGTGGGCGATGCGGCGGTTCAGGCACAAGACGCAGAAACCGAAGTTCAAACTGGTGCCGGCCTTCCTGTTCGTTCATCTGGCGGCGGCCGTCGGGCTCCTGTACCTTGTGCTGAGCGGGATCTGA
- a CDS encoding DNA-directed DNA polymerase, whose product MTEKQATLFGPEAGAGGIRCAINQVEYDNISGVGPVIHVFGREPDGRAVHIQVTGFRPYFYAPADEVAETSLPPQVTGQDEEVYRSIKGEALTRLYTNRPTDVRDLRGEFTRHYEADIPFATRYLIDTGLTGGLEAPTEVVEHTGVAPAEVDAPARLCFIDIECEDERGFPETERDAITCITCWDSFERDYTTFLYLADGTPASFSEAWEKKNGHLWKGDARHTVCPYETEEGMLHAFVAYIRDRDPDILSGWNFTDFDLPYIVHRMSALGLRPNDLSRLPGATERTAVRGRAVFDLLTAYRKLQPGQKESYRLDAVAADEVGERKVRYTGTVSDLWRDDPERLVEYNCTDVELCVKINEKNDIVDFYRMISRYVGVPLDRTLNSSNVIDIYILRKAHGRFVLPSKGHVLADEFEGATVFEPTLGVKENVVVLDLKSLYPMAMMTINASPETKDPAGELKAPNGVRFKRSPDGLTRTIISELMAERDSIKARRNEHPYGSPEYRLLDLQQGVIKVIMNTYYGVSGYSRFRLYDREIGAAVTSVGRAIIGHTRDVITGMGYEVLYGDTDSCMVELPQAPLEETIARAREIEARLNESYEAFAKEALNADRNYFSIKFEKVYARFFQAGKKKRYAGHLVWKEGVEADTVDIVGFEMRRSDSPQVTREVQEQVIAMILRGAPLSEVKTYLGEVIRTYRRGGYSMDEAGIPGGIGKALDDYETKDAHIRGAIYSNTYLGTDFKRGSKPKRIYIKQVTCKYPQTDVVAFEYADQVPPEFVVDWETMLEKTIKQPIARIIEPLGWTWTDVDPSRTTLFDFA is encoded by the coding sequence ATGACCGAGAAACAGGCGACGCTCTTTGGCCCGGAGGCCGGGGCGGGGGGGATCAGGTGTGCGATCAACCAGGTGGAATACGACAACATCTCGGGCGTCGGCCCGGTCATCCACGTCTTCGGGCGGGAACCGGACGGTCGGGCGGTCCATATCCAGGTGACCGGGTTTCGGCCGTACTTCTATGCTCCGGCCGATGAGGTAGCTGAAACCTCCCTCCCTCCCCAGGTGACCGGGCAGGACGAAGAGGTGTACCGCTCCATCAAGGGCGAGGCGCTGACCAGGCTGTACACCAACAGACCGACCGACGTCCGTGATCTTCGCGGCGAATTCACCCGCCACTATGAGGCCGACATCCCGTTTGCGACGCGGTACCTCATCGATACCGGGCTGACCGGCGGTCTTGAGGCCCCGACCGAGGTCGTCGAACACACCGGGGTGGCGCCGGCCGAGGTCGACGCCCCGGCCCGTCTCTGTTTCATCGATATCGAGTGCGAGGACGAGCGCGGCTTTCCCGAGACCGAGCGGGATGCGATCACCTGCATCACCTGCTGGGACTCTTTCGAGCGGGACTACACCACCTTCCTCTATCTTGCGGACGGGACACCCGCCTCCTTCTCCGAGGCCTGGGAGAAGAAGAACGGCCACCTCTGGAAAGGGGACGCCCGGCATACCGTATGCCCATACGAGACCGAGGAGGGGATGCTCCACGCCTTTGTCGCCTATATCAGGGACCGCGACCCCGACATCCTCTCTGGCTGGAACTTCACCGACTTCGACCTCCCCTACATCGTCCACCGGATGAGCGCCCTCGGGCTCAGGCCCAACGACCTCTCCAGGCTCCCGGGCGCGACCGAGCGGACCGCGGTGCGGGGCCGGGCGGTCTTCGACCTCCTCACCGCCTACCGGAAACTCCAGCCAGGTCAGAAGGAGTCGTACCGCCTCGACGCCGTCGCCGCCGACGAGGTCGGGGAGCGGAAGGTCCGCTACACCGGGACGGTCAGCGACCTCTGGCGGGACGACCCCGAGCGGCTCGTCGAGTACAACTGCACTGATGTCGAACTCTGCGTCAAGATCAACGAGAAAAACGACATCGTCGATTTCTACCGGATGATATCGAGGTACGTCGGCGTACCCCTCGACCGAACCCTCAACTCATCCAATGTCATCGACATCTACATCCTGCGCAAGGCCCACGGCCGTTTCGTCCTTCCCTCGAAGGGGCATGTCCTGGCCGACGAGTTCGAGGGCGCCACGGTCTTTGAACCGACGCTTGGCGTGAAGGAGAACGTGGTGGTCCTCGACCTCAAGTCCCTGTACCCGATGGCGATGATGACCATCAACGCCTCCCCCGAGACGAAGGATCCGGCCGGAGAACTGAAGGCCCCCAACGGCGTGCGGTTCAAGCGGAGCCCTGACGGGTTGACCAGGACGATCATCTCCGAACTGATGGCAGAGCGCGATTCGATCAAGGCGCGCCGCAACGAGCACCCGTACGGCTCGCCCGAGTACCGCCTCCTCGACCTCCAGCAGGGGGTCATCAAGGTGATCATGAACACCTACTACGGGGTCTCAGGCTACTCGCGCTTCAGGCTGTACGACCGGGAGATCGGGGCCGCGGTCACCTCGGTGGGCCGGGCGATCATCGGGCACACGCGCGACGTCATCACCGGAATGGGCTACGAGGTGCTGTACGGCGACACCGACTCGTGCATGGTCGAACTCCCGCAGGCCCCCCTGGAGGAGACGATCGCACGGGCCCGCGAGATCGAGGCGCGCCTCAACGAGAGTTACGAGGCGTTTGCGAAAGAAGCCCTCAACGCCGACCGGAACTACTTCTCCATCAAGTTCGAGAAGGTCTATGCCCGCTTCTTCCAGGCCGGCAAGAAGAAGCGGTACGCCGGTCACCTGGTCTGGAAGGAGGGGGTCGAGGCCGACACCGTCGACATCGTCGGGTTCGAGATGCGGCGCAGCGACTCGCCGCAGGTCACCCGCGAGGTGCAGGAGCAGGTGATCGCCATGATCCTCAGGGGCGCCCCGCTCTCCGAGGTGAAGACCTATCTCGGCGAGGTGATCAGGACGTACCGCCGGGGTGGGTACTCCATGGACGAGGCCGGGATCCCCGGCGGGATCGGGAAGGCGCTCGATGACTACGAGACGAAGGACGCCCATATCAGGGGTGCGATCTACTCGAACACCTATCTGGGCACCGACTTCAAGCGCGGGAGCAAACCCAAACGGATCTATATCAAACAGGTGACCTGCAAATATCCCCAGACCGACGTGGTCGCCTTCGAGTACGCCGACCAGGTGCCCCCCGAGTTCGTCGTCGACTGGGAGACGATGCTTGAGAAGACGATCAAGCAACCGATCGCCAGGATCATCGAGCCCCTGGGATGGACCTGGACCGACGTCGATCCTTCGAGGACGACGCTCTTCGACTTTGCGTGA
- a CDS encoding ATP-dependent DNA helicase translates to MDPLEDWFPYPSFRPNQREMLEFAAETARDGGIAMIDAPTGSGKSSVVSALLAARGTKKVIVAVRTISQLATFIRELELVRKVKPTLTFAYLVGKRSMCPLGGEGDPYRRCEAVKAFSSSLMREQAHKGSLVPTEDRVIKEQLRKMDPEHPLLCPYFIKSRVFVKDSEEAGLRMGPSGALRDRANRVRREGIPPENLNAFCRGLCPYETMMQAARGADVLICNFHHLFNDDVRDQLYANLDIKPEDVLLLIDEAHNCGDVVEGIQSVVLEARVLEGTMTELAHLSKNMKSVNAVRQVLPNVSRFMEDLRRSPKDEDWFDPAIFHRMAIKGSLYKGLEEVVEDLSKIAEKVSEKNKSAGIYKESAVEQFSDFMYRVYRAGADPTFLTLYRSSEGVVELEVRNIDPSGKMCEICEAHAGAVLISGTLSPLDAYMKYFFGDLVVRARSLPNSFPRENRLLACANDVTTAFRMRRDPLNTERIVGYIRAFAQAPGNLAVYFPSYQLLNTYAEACGSRVNGKKIYVEPRESGEATTALREFVGLPEQGKAGILFAVCGGKWSEGLDYRGEMLRGAMVVGLPLAPYNNVRRMVIDYYKHKFGREGEFISYTLPAINRATQALGRVLRTPEDTGVLVLAEQRFLEQDVRDGLPPWMQEEMERCELEGFRRLVLKWKDRR, encoded by the coding sequence ATGGACCCGCTTGAAGACTGGTTCCCGTATCCGTCCTTCCGCCCGAACCAGAGGGAGATGCTGGAGTTCGCCGCAGAGACCGCGCGCGACGGCGGGATCGCGATGATCGACGCCCCCACCGGCAGCGGGAAGTCGAGCGTCGTCTCGGCCCTCCTCGCCGCCCGCGGCACAAAGAAGGTAATCGTCGCGGTGCGGACCATCTCGCAACTCGCCACCTTTATCAGAGAACTCGAACTGGTCCGGAAGGTGAAGCCCACCCTCACCTTCGCATACCTCGTCGGAAAGCGATCGATGTGTCCGCTCGGCGGGGAGGGTGATCCCTACCGGCGGTGCGAGGCGGTCAAGGCCTTCTCCTCATCGCTGATGCGCGAGCAGGCGCACAAGGGTTCCCTGGTCCCGACCGAGGACCGGGTGATCAAGGAGCAGCTCAGGAAGATGGACCCCGAGCACCCGCTCCTCTGCCCGTACTTCATCAAGAGCCGGGTCTTTGTCAAGGACAGCGAGGAGGCGGGACTGCGGATGGGACCGTCGGGGGCGCTCCGCGACCGGGCCAACCGCGTCCGGCGCGAAGGGATCCCGCCCGAGAACCTCAACGCCTTCTGCCGCGGGCTCTGCCCGTACGAGACGATGATGCAGGCGGCCCGCGGCGCCGACGTCCTCATCTGCAACTTCCACCACCTCTTCAACGACGACGTCAGGGACCAGTTGTACGCCAACCTCGACATCAAACCCGAAGACGTCCTCCTCCTCATCGACGAGGCCCACAACTGCGGGGACGTCGTCGAGGGGATCCAGAGCGTCGTCCTGGAGGCGAGAGTGCTCGAAGGGACGATGACCGAACTGGCCCACCTCTCGAAGAACATGAAGTCGGTGAACGCCGTCAGGCAGGTTCTCCCCAATGTCTCGCGCTTCATGGAGGATCTCAGGCGCTCGCCCAAGGATGAGGACTGGTTCGACCCGGCGATCTTCCACCGGATGGCGATCAAGGGTTCGCTGTACAAAGGGCTTGAAGAGGTCGTCGAAGACCTTTCAAAGATCGCCGAGAAGGTCTCTGAGAAGAACAAGAGCGCCGGGATCTACAAGGAGAGCGCGGTCGAGCAGTTCTCTGATTTCATGTACCGCGTCTACCGCGCCGGGGCCGACCCGACCTTCCTCACCCTGTATCGCTCCTCCGAGGGCGTGGTCGAACTTGAGGTGCGAAACATCGATCCGAGCGGGAAGATGTGTGAGATCTGCGAGGCCCATGCCGGTGCCGTCCTCATCTCGGGCACTCTCTCCCCCCTCGACGCCTACATGAAATATTTCTTCGGCGACCTTGTGGTCCGCGCCCGTTCCCTCCCCAACAGTTTCCCACGGGAGAACCGTCTGCTCGCCTGCGCAAACGATGTCACCACCGCCTTTCGGATGCGCCGCGATCCCCTGAACACCGAGCGGATCGTCGGCTACATCAGGGCTTTCGCCCAGGCGCCGGGCAACCTTGCCGTCTACTTCCCCTCGTACCAACTCCTCAACACCTATGCCGAGGCCTGCGGGAGTCGGGTCAACGGCAAGAAGATCTATGTGGAACCAAGGGAATCGGGCGAGGCGACGACGGCGCTGCGCGAGTTCGTCGGCCTCCCCGAACAGGGGAAGGCCGGGATCCTCTTTGCGGTCTGCGGCGGCAAGTGGAGCGAGGGGCTCGACTACCGGGGCGAGATGTTGCGGGGGGCGATGGTCGTCGGCCTCCCGCTGGCACCGTACAACAATGTGCGCCGGATGGTCATCGACTACTACAAGCACAAGTTCGGGCGGGAGGGTGAGTTCATCTCGTACACCCTCCCGGCGATCAACCGGGCCACCCAGGCGCTCGGCCGGGTGCTGCGGACGCCCGAGGACACCGGGGTGCTCGTCCTCGCGGAGCAGCGTTTCCTGGAGCAGGACGTGCGGGACGGCCTCCCGCCCTGGATGCAGGAGGAGATGGAACGGTGCGAACTCGAGGGGTTCAGGCGCCTGGTGCTCAAATGGAAGGACCGGCGGTGA
- a CDS encoding dihydroorotate dehydrogenase, producing MITLQPGEITVGGVALHNHLLLAAGVLGTTGASLGRMLRLGAGGVVTKSIGPEPNPGHHGPCLVRTEGGLLNAMGLPNPSKEFVGEIEPLKDDPVVVSIYGKDPEDFKEVAGWFAETARGFELNVSCPHAAGYGAAIGTDPEMVLECTRAVASHGLPVWVKLTPNVTDITTIGLAAEKGGASAIVAVNTVRAMRISTELRRPVLGYRSGGLSGKAIFPVAVKCVWDLYEACSIPIIGCGGVSTANDVVEMMMAGAQAVEVGSAVVDDVRVFEQIARGLYSGDGVAAEEIVGVAHHA from the coding sequence ATGATTACCCTCCAACCTGGCGAAATAACGGTCGGCGGGGTCGCTCTTCACAACCATCTCCTCCTCGCGGCCGGGGTGCTCGGGACGACCGGTGCGTCCCTCGGGCGGATGCTCAGGCTCGGGGCGGGCGGCGTGGTCACCAAGTCCATCGGCCCCGAGCCCAACCCCGGCCACCACGGTCCCTGCCTGGTCAGGACCGAGGGCGGGCTGCTCAACGCGATGGGCCTGCCCAATCCCTCGAAGGAGTTTGTGGGTGAGATCGAGCCCCTCAAAGACGATCCCGTAGTCGTGAGCATCTATGGCAAAGACCCGGAGGACTTCAAGGAGGTCGCCGGATGGTTTGCCGAAACGGCCCGCGGCTTTGAACTGAACGTGAGTTGCCCGCATGCCGCCGGGTACGGGGCGGCGATCGGGACCGACCCAGAGATGGTGCTCGAGTGCACGCGGGCGGTGGCCTCCCACGGCCTGCCGGTCTGGGTGAAACTCACCCCGAATGTCACCGACATCACCACCATCGGCCTGGCCGCCGAGAAGGGCGGGGCGAGCGCGATCGTGGCGGTCAATACCGTGCGTGCGATGCGGATCTCCACTGAACTCCGCCGGCCGGTCCTGGGGTATCGGAGCGGCGGGCTCTCGGGCAAGGCGATCTTTCCGGTCGCGGTGAAGTGCGTCTGGGACCTGTACGAGGCCTGCTCGATCCCGATCATCGGATGCGGCGGGGTGTCGACGGCGAACGACGTCGTCGAGATGATGATGGCCGGCGCCCAGGCCGTCGAGGTCGGGAGCGCGGTCGTCGACGACGTGCGGGTCTTCGAGCAGATCGCACGCGGCCTGTACTCCGGCGACGGGGTGGCGGCCGAGGAGATCGTGGGGGTGGCGCACCATGCCTGA
- a CDS encoding ketopantoate reductase family protein — protein MKVLILGAGAVGLSLAARLSDHCDVHAVCRQRHADAIAERGLVLTGLWGEGTHRFSASEEVPAGERYDYIFITSKALATRAICEQFADVIRDTETVSLQNGIGNEEIVAEYTDRVIGATIITGFEWRGDARVHISVVGGPMKLGRFPDGPDPKVDALVALVEKAGIPVEGSDHIKGDLWAKTLYNSSLNPLGALMNVPYGKLLHPMPWGIIEHVVREAYAVMAEEGVRVPWPTADDYLAYLHDVQVPSTAEHHASMLQDIMHGHLTEIDFMNGEIAARARKYELDAPYNDCITRLMHFRESLLEQ, from the coding sequence ATGAAAGTGCTGATACTCGGAGCCGGTGCAGTCGGGCTCTCCCTTGCCGCCCGACTCTCCGACCACTGCGATGTCCATGCCGTCTGCAGGCAGCGGCATGCCGATGCGATCGCTGAGCGCGGGCTGGTGCTGACCGGGCTCTGGGGCGAAGGTACGCACCGCTTCTCGGCCTCCGAGGAGGTACCCGCCGGCGAGCGCTACGACTATATCTTCATCACTTCCAAGGCGCTTGCCACCCGTGCTATCTGCGAGCAGTTCGCCGATGTGATCCGGGACACCGAGACGGTCAGTCTCCAGAACGGGATCGGGAACGAGGAGATCGTCGCCGAATACACCGACCGGGTCATCGGCGCGACGATCATCACCGGGTTCGAGTGGCGAGGCGATGCCCGCGTCCATATCTCGGTGGTCGGTGGGCCGATGAAACTCGGGCGGTTCCCCGACGGCCCCGATCCGAAGGTGGACGCCCTCGTCGCCCTCGTCGAGAAGGCCGGGATCCCGGTCGAGGGGAGCGACCATATCAAGGGCGACCTCTGGGCGAAGACCCTGTACAACTCCTCGCTCAATCCCCTGGGCGCCCTGATGAATGTGCCGTACGGCAAACTCCTCCACCCGATGCCCTGGGGGATCATCGAGCATGTGGTGAGGGAGGCCTACGCGGTGATGGCCGAGGAGGGCGTCCGCGTCCCCTGGCCGACGGCCGACGACTACCTCGCCTACCTCCACGACGTCCAGGTGCCGAGCACCGCCGAGCACCATGCCTCCATGCTCCAGGACATCATGCACGGGCACCTGACCGAGATCGATTTCATGAACGGCGAGATCGCGGCCAGGGCACGGAAATACGAACTTGACGCCCCCTACAACGACTGCATCACCCGGCTGATGCACTTCCGCGAGTCGCTCCTGGAGCAGTGA
- the mobA gene encoding molybdenum cofactor guanylyltransferase has translation MRTGIVLVGGEARRAGGVEKYFFEVCGQTFIDRLLKTLRGVVDEIVIVARNKEQCARFAQYQDVRCIEDLRKKMGPIGGVHAGALAARGEELFIVACDMPCINGEVIEELFRMLEDYDAVIPCWNREMLEPLHAVYLRSALLEYLREHESRSLRAMVEGLRPRYVSAESFRPLDPELLTFININHLGDLERFKAEIEHRL, from the coding sequence ATGAGAACCGGGATCGTGCTGGTGGGCGGCGAGGCGCGTCGGGCCGGGGGGGTGGAGAAATATTTCTTCGAGGTCTGCGGCCAGACGTTCATCGACCGCCTCCTCAAGACGCTCAGAGGAGTCGTCGATGAGATTGTCATCGTTGCCAGGAACAAAGAGCAGTGTGCGCGCTTTGCCCAATACCAGGACGTCCGGTGCATCGAAGACCTGCGAAAAAAGATGGGGCCCATCGGCGGGGTCCATGCCGGTGCTCTCGCGGCTCGCGGTGAGGAACTCTTCATCGTCGCCTGTGATATGCCCTGCATCAACGGGGAGGTGATCGAGGAACTCTTCAGGATGCTGGAGGACTACGACGCCGTCATCCCCTGCTGGAACCGTGAGATGCTCGAACCCCTCCATGCAGTCTATCTCCGCTCCGCGCTTCTCGAATATCTCCGCGAGCACGAGTCCCGCTCCCTGCGGGCGATGGTCGAGGGCCTCCGTCCCCGCTATGTCTCTGCCGAGTCGTTCAGACCGCTCGACCCCGAACTCCTCACCTTCATCAACATCAACCATCTCGGCGACCTCGAACGGTTCAAGGCAGAGATCGAGCATCGGTTGTGA
- a CDS encoding dihydroorotate dehydrogenase electron transfer subunit, with the protein MPDLPMLPVRVTVKAVVEETPSVRTFYFEPAIPSSPGQFVMVWVPGVDEVPMALSSATSITVQQVGDATTAMFLLRPGDSLGIRGPLGNGFTVSGKTLAIGGGVGAAPLLHLAVEGQVSTFLLGARTADELLFAPVINASSNLKIATDDGTAGHHGVVTDLMDEIDLEAYDHICVCGPEIMMLKVLERLQKAGVADRGQFSLHRYMKCGIGVCGSCATDPHGLRVCRDGPVFTGADLLESEFGRYARDATGSKVVFPWAKKAEE; encoded by the coding sequence ATGCCTGACCTCCCGATGCTCCCGGTGCGGGTGACGGTCAAGGCGGTCGTCGAGGAGACGCCGTCGGTGCGGACCTTCTACTTCGAGCCAGCGATCCCCTCCTCGCCCGGCCAGTTCGTGATGGTCTGGGTGCCCGGCGTCGACGAGGTGCCGATGGCCCTCTCCTCGGCGACCTCGATCACGGTCCAGCAGGTCGGCGACGCCACGACGGCGATGTTTCTGCTCAGGCCCGGCGACTCCCTCGGGATCCGCGGCCCGCTCGGCAACGGCTTCACGGTGAGCGGCAAGACCCTGGCCATCGGCGGCGGGGTCGGGGCTGCTCCGCTCCTCCACCTCGCGGTGGAGGGGCAGGTGAGCACCTTCCTCCTGGGGGCGCGGACCGCCGACGAACTCCTCTTCGCCCCGGTGATCAACGCCTCGTCCAACCTGAAGATCGCCACCGACGACGGCACGGCCGGCCACCACGGGGTGGTCACCGACCTGATGGACGAGATCGACCTGGAGGCGTACGACCACATCTGCGTCTGCGGCCCCGAGATCATGATGCTCAAGGTGCTCGAACGCCTCCAGAAGGCAGGCGTCGCCGACCGCGGCCAGTTCTCGCTCCACCGGTACATGAAGTGCGGGATCGGGGTCTGCGGCTCGTGCGCCACCGACCCCCACGGCCTCCGGGTCTGCCGGGACGGCCCCGTCTTCACCGGCGCCGACCTCCTGGAGTCTGAGTTCGGGCGCTATGCACGGGACGCCACCGGCAGCAAGGTCGTCTTCCCGTGGGCGAAGAAAGCGGAAGAGTGA